TATTGTATTGTTACCAGAAAATTCTTCTTCATCTAAGATTGAGGAAAATATTAATTATACAAAAAACCACGAACAGTTCACTTCAAGCATAACTTCGTATGATTTTAATTCAATTATGCAATATCACCCATATTCGGGATCAAAAGATGGTTATCCTGTAATGATACCTAAAAAATGTGAACTGTTATACCGTCAGAATCCTGAGATATTTCATATTCGTAATGTTTTTAGCATTGTTGGCTGTGATGAAATAAAGCAAATGATAAATAGATCCGAAGAATTAACTAGACTTGATATTTGCACGTTACAAGCTATGTATGGAGAGCCACAAGAAGTACCAAATCCAGTGGATTGCAGCGATTTATTTAGCAGAGTATCAGGAAACAAAAAGGTAACAAAAGATGAAGTCAATAACGCTAATGGCGAGAAGTTATTAATTAAAATATCTTCAAAACAAGAAAATAATGAAAAACATAAAATAGCTCCAAAATTATTTATGTCAGGTGATCAAATTGATATAATTAATTGCAAAACAAAGAAGGAATTTAGTAGTGATTGGAAAACATTTCAAGAAAGTAATATGTTATTAAGCTATTATATTTATTTCTCAGAAAAAGATGGAACATGTAAACAAGAAATTCATACCTATGAATATGATCAAGTAGAAAAAAAATGGCCTGAAAATCCAAATATAATAAAAATTATTATAGATTAAAAAGATAAATTAAAAATATTATCATCAAATACAGGGAATTTAAATGAAAAAATATATTTATAGTACATTTTGTTTAATGACAACAATGTTATGCAAGAACGCATTATCATATGATAAATTTAAAGATGGTTTACGTTATGATAGTGCTCCAATACCCTCAGTTGTTTATGATTCATTTGGAAATATTATGGCTAGGTATTGGCCTAATGGAATAATTCCTTATCAATTTGCATTGAACGAGTATAATGAAATAGAAAAAAACGCTATCAAAAGCGTTATGAGGTATCTTGAAAAAAATGCTAATATTTCATTTAGAGAAGTGAGTGGTATTCAAAATAGTTATGTAAATATCACAAAATATGAAAAACACAAAAGATGGCAGACATGTGGATCATGGATTGGTAAAATCTCTGAAATACAATCTTTATTTATTGATGATAGCTGTCTTTATAGATATGGCAAATATGATAATTTTTCTAAAACCTATAAAAAAGAAATATTTCATGGGTACATTTTGCATGAAATTATGCATCTTTTGGGGGTAGATCATGAACAAACACGATCTGATAGGGATGATCATATTATTTATTTGAATGAAAATTATTATTTGCATCCTAATGATAAAATGGAAAATCAGTTGAATTATAAAATTAGAAAAGAAGAGTTTAGTTCGAGCGTAACAGATTATGATTATGCTTCAAGAATGCAATATCATGCTTATACAGCTCAAAAGTCAGGAACAACTTTGCCTATCATGATTCCTAAAAAATGTTTACCACAATATTTAAAAAATCCAGCAGCATTTGCGTATGAAAATTTAGATAAACTTGAAGGTTGCGATGAGCTAAAATTAATGGCAAATCCTTCCGAAGAGTTAACTAGGCTTGATATTTGCACGCTGCAGGTTATGTATGGAGTACCACAAGGAGTGTCAAATATAGTGGATTGCCGTGATGTATTTAGCAGATTATCTGGAAACAAAAAAGTAACGAGATCTGAAGACGCTAACTCTGATGACGAGAAGTCATTAGTTAAAAGATCTCCAAAAAAAGAAAATAATGAAAAATCTAACACTGCTACAAAATTATTTATGCCAGAAGATAGATTTG
This region of Spirobacillus cienkowskii genomic DNA includes:
- a CDS encoding M12 family metallopeptidase, which produces MNFFLKNCVLYSSSLFVTLFSYANENSFNFLNVEELRQESAPMPEVSYFPEHNGVIHYRAKYWPEGKVFYRFAENHYTEEQKEIILSAMRKIEQVAKIKFIEQTDKEKYYVIIERYNSTTGEDYGCSSDIGLQDYFVKFKKDFKQVLALGRNCLYKKLYQGYNLVELPDNSTVLHELMHTLGIHHEQSRQDRDDHIVLLPENSSSSKIEENINYTKNHEQFTSSITSYDFNSIMQYHPYSGSKDGYPVMIPKKCELLYRQNPEIFHIRNVFSIVGCDEIKQMINRSEELTRLDICTLQAMYGEPQEVPNPVDCSDLFSRVSGNKKVTKDEVNNANGEKLLIKISSKQENNEKHKIAPKLFMSGDQIDIINCKTKKEFSSDWKTFQESNMLLSYYIYFSEKDGTCKQEIHTYEYDQVEKKWPENPNIIKIIID
- a CDS encoding M12 family metallopeptidase, whose product is MKKYIYSTFCLMTTMLCKNALSYDKFKDGLRYDSAPIPSVVYDSFGNIMARYWPNGIIPYQFALNEYNEIEKNAIKSVMRYLEKNANISFREVSGIQNSYVNITKYEKHKRWQTCGSWIGKISEIQSLFIDDSCLYRYGKYDNFSKTYKKEIFHGYILHEIMHLLGVDHEQTRSDRDDHIIYLNENYYLHPNDKMENQLNYKIRKEEFSSSVTDYDYASRMQYHAYTAQKSGTTLPIMIPKKCLPQYLKNPAAFAYENLDKLEGCDELKLMANPSEELTRLDICTLQVMYGVPQGVSNIVDCRDVFSRLSGNKKVTRSEDANSDDEKSLVKRSPKKENNEKSNTATKLFMPEDRFDIITCKKNKKFSGSWKKINKNNTLNYYRYFSEKNGTCKQEIHSYKYDTINNVWSDKLEKFFVNVD